In the genome of Dermacentor silvarum isolate Dsil-2018 chromosome 1, BIME_Dsil_1.4, whole genome shotgun sequence, one region contains:
- the LOC119436183 gene encoding uncharacterized protein LOC119436183, giving the protein MLAAPETHMGVSASGRSRPARCTRRPLRVASRLAVVRDARASPPPRPQRLPRLSHRRASGEPNLSSAECRAEGGSRSASGRSAFGSGGSIERIRACVRILLGRWCARDSKRRCSLVCLTCHVIGAGAAMAPRPEDRRRCLLLGNCLVVVCRRVGSDDDQDEASAQDRAGPPGWSLFRGFVHENAQCFWNQCLVQSVACLEYRGYLIPSTIFVSGNEYTLEVVRSAWSRRVLRPPVGYEIQKLGESPALRSSNRSRQRLSFFLFALLPS; this is encoded by the coding sequence ATGCTGGCGGCGCCCGAAACACACATGGGCGTCTCGGCCAGTGGTCGCTCAAGACCTGCACGTTGCACCCGCCGGCCGCTGCGCGTCGCCAGCCGCCTCGCCGTCGTCCGCGACGCGAGGGCCTCGCCCCCTCCTCGCCCCCAGCGTCTCCCGCGCCTCTCCCACCGGAGGGCGAGCGGGGAGCCCAACCTGTCCTCAGCGGAGTGCAGGGCAGAAGGCGGCAGCAGAAGCGCGTCGGGCCGGTCGGCGTTTGGCAGCGGCGGGAGCATCGAGAGGATCCGAGCGTGCGTGAGGATATTGTTGGGGCGGTGGTGCGCGCGCGACAGCAAGCGGCGGTGCTCGTTGGTGTGCTTAACGTGCCATGTGATCGGTGCTGGTGCTGCGATGGCACCGCGACCGGAGGACAGGCGCCGCTGCCTGCTGCTGGGCAACTGCCTGGTGGTGGTGTGTCGCCGGGTGGGCAGCGACGACGACCAGGATGAGGCGTCGGCCCAGGACAGGGCGGGCCCGCCCGGCTGGTCCCTGTTCCGCGGCTTCGTCCACGAAAACGCGCAATGCTTCTGGAACCAGTGCCTGGTGCAGAGCGTCGCCTGCCTGGAATATCGCGGCTACCTGATCCCTTCGACCATCTTCGTCTCCGGCAACGAGTACACACTCGAAGTGGTGCGCTCCGCCTGGTCCCGCCGGGTGCTGCGTCCGCCGGTCGGATACGAGATCCAGAAACTCGGTGAGTCGCCAGCGCTCCGCAGCTCGAACCGGAGTCGGCagaggctttctttctttcttttcgctttGCTTCCGTCTTGA